Genomic window (Rhizobium brockwellii):
CCTGCATGGCGATATCGATGTTCTCGTTTTCACCGGCTCCGGCAGCGTCGGCCGCCGGCTGCTCGAATATTCGGCGCGCTCCAACCTGAAGCGGGTCTATCTCGAACTGGGCGGCAAATCGCCCAACATCGTCTTCGCCGATGCGCCGGACCTCGAACAGGCCGCCAAGGTCTCGGCATTCGGCATCTTCAGAAACTCGGGACAGGTCTGCGTTGCCGGGTCGAGACTCCTGGTCGAGCGGTCGATCCACGAAGCCTTCGCAGAACGGATTTCAGCTATTGCCGGGAGGATAAAGGTTGGTGATCCGCTGTTGCTCTCGACGGACTCCGGCGCCATCTCCAGCGAGATACAGCTCGAGAAGGACCTCGGTTTCGCTGATCAGGCGTTGTCCGAAGGTGCAAGACTGAGAACCGGCGGCGGGCGCATTCTTCAAGACACCGGCGGGTTCTACATGCAGCCAACCGTGTTCGAGGTGACGCCGCAGATGACGCTGGCCAAAGAGGAGGTTTTCGGGCCGATCCTCTCCATCATTCCCTTCGATGACGAGACGGATGCGCTTAACATTGCCAATGCCACACCCTATGGCCTCGCTTCAGCCGTGTGGACCAGCAACCTGTCTCGCGCCCATCGCATGGTGCAGGGGGTCAAGGCCGGCGTCGTCCACGTCAATACCTATGGCGGCGCCGACAACACCGTGCCGCTCGGCGGCATCCGCCAGTCGGGCAACGGCCACGACAAGTCGCTACACGCCATGGATAAGTATCACAATCTGAAGACGGCGTGGATCCAGCTCTAGCTTAGTCGAACACTTTGCTGAGAGCAGGGGTCGCAGTTGAAATTTGGGACGCATCTGAAGTTAAAGCTTCCGCGCGCAGCCCATTCGCTGTCAGCAGCAACGCGGCTGACAGCGAATACCTTCAACCTCCGAAGCTGCCAATTTGCGTCGGGACATGAACGTAATTCCGGTCAAAATACAGTAACGCATTGCCATCGGGGCGGGATCGGATGCCGGCGATCCGCCCGATGAAAATGTGATGGCTGCCGACAAGTCTTGCCTCAGACAGCTCGCAATCAAATGAGACGATCGCATCCGCGAGAGCATCCGTACCTGAAGGCATTGCGACCCAATCCGCAGAGGCGTAACGCGCCTCCATATCGGCGGTTGCTCCGGCGAATTTCCCGGCTAGCTCTCTGTGGTCGTGACTTAATACGTTCACGCAAAACCGGTGGTTTTCCAGAAACAGTGCAGTTTGGGCGGATCGGCTATTCATGCAGACGAGCAGCGTCGGCGGCTCATCCGTGACGCTGCACATGGCCGTGGCGGTGAACCCGCCGCGACCGGCGGGACCATTGGTGGTGATGACGTTGACCGGCGCGCAAACGCGCGCCATGGCGTTGCGGAACTCGGTTTTGGAAAAGGCCTCCTCCATGGTCGCCTCCTATTCAGCAGCGGACTTGAACTGGTCTGCATTGCCGATCGGCGGCAACCAGGTATCGCCGGTCCAGCCGTTCTCGTCGTAGTCGCTCATGCAGGTATCGACCAAGGCCTCCATTTCGCGCAACCGTCCGCCACGCTCGGCCCCCTTCAGCACCTGAAGCCGGACTTCTTCCGGCGCTCCGGCATAGTTCAATTCGTAGAGCGCATGCCGTCCGCCGAACTCGGTTCCGGTTGCGTCCCACAACAGCTTCATGATCTTGATGCGTTCGATATGGCCCATGTCGTTGGAGCCGCGCACATACTGGCCGAGATAGCGGTCGATCTCCGGATTGCCGAAATCCTTGGCCGAGGACGGCAAATAGATCAATCCCGAGGCGACGACCTTGCGGACTGTCTCGATGACGCGAGGATAGGCTTCCGACATGAAAGTGCGATAGGCGAGAGCCGCTTCCAGGTTGGGCAGCACTGCGCCGTTCGCCCAGGGGATCGGATTGTAGGCCATGGCGTTGGAGAAGCTCCAGAACATATGGCGCAACGCGATGGCTTCACCAAGTGCGGCCTGATTGCCGCGAAAGGCATCGCCGCCGGTCGCCCGCAAAGCCTTGGCGAGCAGACCCGCCAGGAAGTCGAGTTTGACGGCGAAACGCGTGCAACCCTGGAAGCAGTAGCCGTGCATGAAGCCGGAAGCGGGATGGAAGGACAGGATCTTCGGCGCATCGCGCAGGACCAGCACGTCCTCCCAGGGGATGAAGACGTTGTCCAGAACCAGGATGGCATCGTTCTCATCGAAGCGGGAAGAGAGCGGGTAGTCGAACGGCGTGCCGACACGATTTGCCGTTTCCTCATAGGAGACGCGGCAGAACATCTTGATGCCGGGCGCATTCATCGGGACGATGAACATCACCGACAGCGACGGGTCTTCCGTGACCGTCGCCGAGCTCTGTGCCAGGAAATTGTAGTGCGTCAGAGCAGAGGACGTCGCCACCACCTTGGCGCCCGAGACGTAGATGCCGGCGTCGGTTTCCTTGGTGATATGAACGAATACGTCTTTTACGGCATCCGCCGGCTTGTGGCGGTCGATCGGTGGGTTCACGATCGCGTGGTTCATGAAGAGAGCCGCTTCCTGGGCACGCTTGTGCCAGGCGAGTGCGTTGTCCTTGAAGGGACCGTACCAGTCGGCATTGGCGCCCAGCGTATTCATCAATGCTGCTTTGTAGTCGGCGGTTCGGCCCATCCATCCATAGGACATGCGGGCCCAGTCGGCGATCGCACCCTGTTGAGCGACGAGATCGGCGGAGGACTTTGCAACACGGAAATATTTGTGGGTGTAGCCCCCAGAGCCGGTGTCGGTGGGCGATGTCAACCGTTCCTTGGTCTTTTCCGCATGTAGCGCATCGTAAAGCCTGGCGAGCGAGCGGGCGGAATTGCGCATCGAGGGATGCACGGTCACGTCCTTGACACGCTCACCATTGATGTACACCTCCCGCCCGTCACGCAGGGATGCCAGATATTCCTCACCGGTGAAGGGCCGCTTGGTATCGGCCCGGAAATCTTCTGATCGCATGTCGTCCTCCCTTGATGTGAGACAAATGCTAGTCCTTGCGTTCGCCTCCCACCATGGACAGAATAGGGAAATCACTTGTACTTTTTACGGCGGCCAGCATGAACGACATCGTCCCAAGTTTCTTTGTCTACGGCGAACCGGATCGCCCTTTGGAGATCGGGTTTCTTCATGTCGAAACGGTGATGGCGCGCGCAAATCTCCATTTCGGCCAGGTTCGAGCCCATAAGCATGATCGGATGATGCAGGTCACTTTCTGGACCAGCGGCAACGGATCCTATTTCATAGAAGATCAACGTTTGGACTTTTTGGCACCTGCCGTCAGCTTTGTGCCGAGCGGCGTCATCCACGGCTTCAACGTCGATCCGCTTGTTTCAGACGCGGTCGTCGTGTCGATCGCAGACAGTCTGCTGCCGTCGATCGCCGGTCAGACAACGCTGCCGCTGGATCGCCCGGTGATGGTGACGGGGCAGGGCGCGGAAGCGTTCTGGGAGAGGCTTCGGCGGACCATGCAACTAATTCTGGAGGAGTACTCCGAGGGGAGAGGCCAGGCCGATACGATCCTTTCACCATTGGTTGCCGCCATGCTGACCCAGATCGGACGCCTGGCGTCCGACGCGCCGATGCTGGCACAATCGCCACAACGCCTGCTTGCTGGTGACCTTCGACGGCTGATCGACCGGCATTTTCGTGAGAACTGGCCCGTTGCGCGCTACGTTTCGAGCCTCGGCACCACGCCGCATCTTCTTGCCAAGGCCGGGCACATGGCTTTCGGCCAGGGCGTCAAGGACATGATCGCCGAGCGCCGCCTGCTCGAGGCCAAACGGCTGTTGCTTTTCACCATCCGATCGCTCGAGGACATAGCTTACGAGGTGGGCTTGAAGGATGCCGCTTATTTTTCGCGCTTTTTCCGCGCGCAGACCGGTATGCCGCCCAGTGAATGGCGGCGGCAAAACATAGCTGGTGAGAGGAGTCGGGATAACGGCTTCTAGTTAACATGTGAAATATATTGACAGGGCGATCGATCTTCGCCACTCTTTCAGTTTACCGGTCTCAGGTGTTGCCGCCTTTTTGCGCTTGTGGGAGAGTCGCGCGAGACGGACATGTCGTTGACTGACACTGTTGGGAGGCAGAGTTGGAGCTCTTGAACAATCAGGCCCTGATGCAACACGCATGGGCAACCGTTCCCTATGATCAATGGACCAGTGATCTCCAATCGATCTGCGGCAACTTCAATCCGAAAGCAATGGAGAGCGGCAAGGCCGTAACGGGGGCAGCCCGGCGTATCGATGTCTGCGGTATGGAGTTCGCCCATGTTTCCAATGATCTCGATCGCGTCCATCGAGATTGGGATGACATTCGCCGAGACGCCAACGAACACCTTTTTCTCATCATGCAACTCGAAGGGTCCTGTGGTCTCGAGCACGTCGGCCTCCAGGCAGTCCTGGATGTCGGTGATTGCATTCTCGTCGACTCGACCCGGCCGACGACATTCCATTTCGGCGGGCAGTTCAGCAATCATCTGTCGCTGCATTTGCCACGCCAGATCATGTATGCCGAAAGCCCGATTGATTTCGACATTGCCCGCAAACTCGAGGCCCTTGACCCGATGGCAATGATGCTGCGTGCGCTGGTGGCGAAGATCATGTCCAATTCGGCATCGGATGCCGCGTCCGCCAATCTGCGGTACCTGATGTTCAATGCGACGCGACAGGCCTTCGTCTCAAACGGCGACGCCATGTCCGCTCTCAACGACAGCGCTTCGCGGCGGCTGGAAATGGTCGACATACTGATCGACCGACACCTGACCGAGAGCGATCTCAGCGCCAAGTGGCTGGCGACACGGATCGGGGTATCCATCCGCACGTTGCAGCAGGATTTTCAAGGTATCGGCATGACCTGCACCACGGTCATCCGCGACAAGCGTTTGCGCCTCGTGCGTGAAAAGATTGCGCAGATCAAAGATCAAAGAAGCCCAAGGACGATCGCGGAAGTCGCCTATTCGGCCGGCTTCAATGATATTTCCTATTTCAATCGCAGCTTCAAGGATCTGTTCGACTGCGCGCCGACCGATCTGCTCAGGCCGGTGACATCAACCGCACAATAGTGCGGTTTGAATAGTTGATGAGCCGACGGCCTGTTGCGTTTCAGACCAAGTCGCGGCGCGCTCCTGCCCAAGACGGCTTTCTTTTGCCCCGTCATACTCCTTCCAAAGCTCAGGGAGGAGCCAATCGTGAAGCAGTACAGTCTGTTCATCGGCGGAGCACGCATCGAGACCGCAACCTATGCCGAAGTTCGCAGCCCATCGACCGGCGAAATCGTCGGTCAGATGCCGCTGGCGACGGCGGCGGATCTCGACCATGCCGTTGCCGCCGCCTCAGTCGCCTTTCGCACTTGGGGCCAGGGGTCGGAAGAAGAGCGCCAGGCCGCCTGTCGCGCTATTGCCGAAAAGATCGCAGCCAATGGCGAGGAACTTGCACGCCTTTTGACGTTGGAGCAGGGCAAGCCTCTCAATGGTCTCGGTTCCCGGTTTGAAATAGGCGGTGCACTTGCGTGGACACGCCATACGGCAGAGCTGAATCTGCCCATCGAAATCCTGCAGGACGACAATGAAGGGCGTGTCGAATTGCATCGCAAGCCGATTGGCGTCGTCGGTTCGATCACACCCTGGAACTGGCCGGTGATGATCGCTTGCTGGCATATCGTGCCAGCGGTGCGAGCCGGCAATACGGTCATCATCAAGCCGTCGCCGCTGACGCCACTTTCGACGATCCGTCTTGTCGAGATCATGAATGAAGTGCTGCCGCCCGGCGTCGTCAATGTCATCACCGGCGAAAACAGCATTGGTGCAGCACTTTCCGCCCATGACGGCATCGCCAAGATGACCTTCACAGGCTCGACCGAGACCGGCAAGAAGGTCATGGCTTCGGCTGTCGCGACGTTGAAACGCCTGACGCTCGAGCTTGGCGGCAATGATGCTGGTATCGTTCTTCCCGATGCCGACCCTGCGCAGATCGCCGAGGGCCTGTTCTGGGGAGCCTTCATCAACAACGGCCAGACCTGCGCAGCGCTGAAGCGCCTTTATGTCCACGACAGCATTTATGAAGACGTCTGCGCACGGCTTGCCGACTACGCCGGCAGGATCGTGATCGGCGACGGCCTCGACGAAACCAGCATTCTTGGCCCGGTCCAGAACGAAATGCAGTTCAACAAAGTTCGCGAACTTGTCGATGATGCGCGCGCCAATGGCGGCCGAATTCTCGCCGGCGGCACGCCGATCGATCGGCCGGGTTACTTCTATCCGATCACGCTTGTTGCCGACGTCGATCATGGTGTTCGTCTCGTCGACGAAGAGCAGTTCGGGCCGGCACTGCCGATCATTCGTTACACCGATATCGATGAGGTCATCGCCCGCGCCAACACCAATCCTGCCGGGCTTGGCGGCTCTGTCTGGTCGGCGGACGCCGAAAAGGCCAAGCGCTATGCAATGCAGCTCGAATGCGGCTCGGTATGGATCAACAAGCACGGAACGATCCAGCCGAACGCCCCCTTCGGCGGCGTCAAACAATCGGGCATCGGTGTCGAGTTCGGCGCCGAAGGGCTGAAGGAATTCACCACAATCCAGACGGTGTTGAGCTGAGCCATGGCGAACTTCGACTATATCATCGTCGGTGGCGGATCGTCCGGCTGTGTGTTGGCAAACCGGCTCTCCGAGAACCCGGAAAATAAGGTCCTGCTGATCGAATCCGGTCGGCGTGACACGGACCGCTGGATCCATGTTCCAGCGACCTTCTTTAAGGTTCTCGGCAAGGGTGTCGACATTCACCCCTATGCCTCCGAGCCGGAGAAGGGCCTCAACGGCCGCGCTTGCATTACCCCGCAGGGAAACGTGCTCGGCGGCGGCAGTTCCGTCAATGCGATGATCTACATCCGTGGCCACAGGAACGACTACGATACCTGGTCGCAAATGGGGTGTCACGGCTGGTCCTACGACGATGTGCTGCCGGCTTTCCGATCGCTTGAGAATAACGAGAGCCTCAGTGGCGAATTTCATGGCCGCAGCGGCGGCCTGCACGTCTCGAACCCTCGTCACCGCCATCCACTGAGCGAAGCCTTCATTCAGGCAGCCACGGAAGTCGGCATTCCGTATAATCCGGACTTCAACGGTGCGGACCAGGAAGGCGTCGGGTTCTATCAGAGTACGACTTACCGTGGGCGCCGCTGGAGTTCCGCGCAGGCGTTCCTGCGCGACGCGGAGATAAGGCCGAACGTCACGATCCTGACTGAACGCAAGGTCGCCCGCATCCTGTTCGAAGGTCGCCGGGCGACGGGTGTCGCGTTGCAGGACGGCACCATATTCACCGCTTCCAAGGAAATCGCCCTGACGGCGGGTGCGATCGCGACACCCAAGATCCTGCAGCTTTCGGGCATTGGCGAGGCCGAGCATCTCCGCTCTCACGGCATTAATGTGGTGGCCGACCTGCCGGGCGTCGGCGCAAACTATCAGGATCATCTCGAAGCGCCGGTTCAAGGCGAGACCCACGAGCCGATCTCCATCCTCGGGCATGACAGTGGGATTCGCGCCGCCGGACACATGGCGCGCTACCTGCTGTCGCATCGTGGCCTGCTTTCGTCGAACGTCGTCGAATGCGGTGGTTTCGTCGATACGGCCGGCACCGGCCAGCCGGATGTTCAGTTCCATGTCCTGCCGGTTCTTGTAGGCTTCGTCGACCGCGACCCCGAACCCGGTCATGGTCTCAGCATCGGCCCCTGCTACCTCAGGCCGCGCTCGCGCGGCACCATTCGTCTCAGAAGCGCCGACCCAAATGACCGCGCGGAGTTCAACGCCAATCTCCTCTCGGACCCGGCCGACCTCGATACGCTGGTGCGCGGTGTCGAGACAGCGATCCGCATTCTGGATGCGCCAGCACTTGCCAAGCTGGTCAAGCGACGCGTCCTGCCGAAACCGGGGGTCGAAAGTGATCCCGCGGCATTGCGCGACTACATCCGCCAGACCGCCAAGACCGTTTTCCATCCGGCGGGTACTGCGCGTATGGGCCGAGCAGACGATCCGATGGCGGTCGTCGGGGCCGATCTGAAGGTGCGCGGCGTCGAGGGCCTGAGGGTATGCGACGCGTCGGTGATGCCGACGCTGGTATCGGGCAACACCAACGCGCCGGTGATGATGATTGCAGCCCGCGCGGCCGCCTTCATGACAGGCAAGGCGATCGCCGGCTGAAGCAGAGGTTCCACGATGGAAGACGTCCGCGGGGAGTGCGGACAATAACGGAAACTGGAGGAGGAAACGATGAGAATAGATATGAGGGGGCTGGTGGTCGGCCTCGGCCTGACGCTGCTTTCGGCGTTCAGTGCCCATGCGGCTGCGTCCTGCGGCGACAACACCGGCAAACCGGCGACCGGCGAGCCGATCGTCATCGGTGCGATCACCGGCAAAACCGGTCCGGACGACTTTTCGAATTCGACCAGGGCCGCAAAGGCCTATTTCGACTGCTTGAACGCCAATGGCGGGATCAAAGGGCGGCCGGTCAAATATCTGGTCGAAGACGACCAGTGGAATCCCGAGACGGCCGCTCAGCTGGCCGCCAAGCTCGTCAACGACGAGAAGGCGGTGCTGATGGTCGGTAATTCGAGCTTTGTCGAATGTGGCGCAAATGCTGATTTCTACAAGAAATCCGGCATTGTCGTCGTCGCTGGCGTCGGCGTTCCTCGCGAATGCTTCTTTGCCGAAAACTACGCCGCGACGAATGCCGGGCCGCGCGTCTCCACGCTGGGCGCCATGGGCTACGCATTGGATCAGCTCAAGGCAAAGTCGGTCGTTTGCATCGGTCCGAACATCCCGAATGTCGGTACATGGTCCTGCGACGGCATTAAGTCTCTGGCCAAGGAAAAAGGCTTTACGGCCGAAACGATCCTGATGGATCCCGGTACGGCTGACTCGACCTCGATCATCCTGCAGGCGGCGGCTTCCAAGCCTGATGTCATTATCCTCGGCCTTCCCAAGGGCGTCACAATCCCGCTTCTAACAGCGGCCGAAGAACAGGGACTCAACCAGACCATCAAGTTCCTCAGTGCCGCATCGGCTTATGACCTTTCGGTGCCCGGTACAATTGGCGCAGGCTGGGATGGAAACTTCTATGTCAACATGGAGTTCAACGATCTCGAGGCCGCGACGCCCGACAATCAGAACTGGCTTGCCGTCATGGACAAATATGGTCAGCCTTCCGATCCGCGCGACACGTTTGCCCAGGCCGGATATCTTGCCGCCCGGATTGCCGAGAAGGCACTGATGTCACTTGATCCCAAGGACATCACGCGCGAAAGCACCAGCGCCGCCATCCGCCAGGTCAAGGGCTTTGCCAGCGATATTTTCTGCGCGCCTTGGTATTTCGGCGATGGTCAGCCGCGCCACAATGCAAATTCAACGACGCGCATGGCAGTCAGCGAAGGCGGCAAGTGGAAGGTGATTTCCGATTGCGCGCCATCGCCCGATCCGGAGTTGGCCGACATCCGCGCCTTTGAAAAGAACGCCGGAATCGCTCCGTAAATTGAAGCATCACGCATCATCCCGTGGTCCGAGCACGGGATACGCTGCCCGCCGTCTCTTCGGCCGCACATCGGAATCCGCTCATGACCTTTTTACCATTTCTGATATCGGGTCTCGGAATTGGGGCCGTCTATGCCCTCTCAGGCGTCGGCCTTGTCATCCTCTTTCGGGCAACCGGGGTCCTTAACTTCGCCTTCGGCGCGTTTGGTGCTATCGGCGCGCATTGCGCCTGGCAGCTTCTCGAATGGAAAATGCCGCTTTCTGTGGCCATCCTCGCGGCCGTCGTCGTGTCCACGGCCATCAGCTTTCTTTACGGGCGGATCTTTGCACCTATGCTATCGCATCGCGATACGGTCGTGCGTGCCGTCGGGACCTTGGCGCCGGCCTTGGTGCTGATCGCCCTGATGGGAATTATCTGGGGTGAGCTGCCGCGTCGCCTGCAGTTCCCGACCGACCAGATGTTCGTTTCCCTCTTCGGTGTTCGCCTGACCTATACGCGCATCATCGCCATCCTGCTTGCTGTGGTGATGGTTGGCGCGATCACCCTGCTGCTCAATCGAACGCGCCTGGGCCTTGACATGCGAGCCTTGGCCAACGACCGCGACCTGAGCGCGATTCTCGGTGTTCGCATTCTCTACACAGAAACGGCGGCATGGGTCATTACCGGCATTTTTTCCGGTCTCGCCGGCCTGCTGCTTGCCGACCTCGTCCGCCTCCAGGGCACGTTCCTGACTTTGCTGGTGATCCCAGCGATCGCGGCGGCAATTCTCGGCCAGTTGCGCTCGCTTTGGCAAACGGCTGTCGCTGGGCTTCTGATCGGCATTGCCGAAGCTGCGCTCACCCCGGTCGGCTGGATCTCACCCTATCGCGCGGCCGCACCTTTCATTATCGCGCTCGTCGCGGTCACGATCTTGGGGAGTACGGCAAAGGCCGTGTTGAAGGACCGATGATGACTTCGCAGCAGACCATACAGGCATTACCGGAGCGCGTTCCGGTGGCCCGGTTTCCCAAACAGCTTCTTCAAGTTCCTGCGACGATGGCTCTGTTTGCTGCCGTGGTCACGTGTCTTGCCAATTCCTACTGGCTGTCGGCCGCAACGTCGGCGGTGGCGCTGTCGCTCTCGGTGGCGGGGCTGGCGATCCTCTATGGGCAGCTCGGCCTCGTCTCGCTCTGCCAATTTGCGCTCGTTGGGGTTGGCGGCTGGGTAACGCTTCGTGTCGGCCACGCCTTTCACCCGCCGTTCGAAATCAGCCTTCTGGCCGGAGGCTTCGTCGCTTCCGTGGTCGGCCTTGCCTTCGGCTTGCCGGCGCTACGCTTGAGGGGGCTTTATCTTGCCCTTGTCACGCTGATGCTCGCGGGCGCGTTTCAGATCATCATCAGCGCCTGGGGCTTTCCCGACGGCGGCAACGGTTTTCTCGGCCGCGCCGACGGTTCCGGCCGGGCCATGCTCCCCCGGCCTGAAATCGCCGAAGGAGCCGTCGGCTATTTCCTCTATGTTTGCCTTGCCGCGACAATCGCTCTGCTGATCGCCCAATGGCACAAACTGGGACGACCGGGCCGCGCCTGGGCTCTGATCCGCAAGGGCGAGACGGTCGCCATTGCAAGCGGCGTCAATGTGCTGACCTACAAGGCATGGGCATTCGCGCTCAGCGGCTTCCTCGCGGGCGTTTCTGGTGCACTGCTTGCCGGAAATGTCGGTCAGCTCGATGGTCGTGCGTTTGGCGCCTTCGAAAGCCTGAACCTCTTCGCCCTGGCGATCGTCGGAGGCGTCTACAACTGGTACGGAGCGCTGATTGCCGGGCTGCTGCTGCGGGCAGTGCCGGCGCTGCTGACCGATCTAGGGATCGACGGATATGTGACCATCGGTATTTTCGGCGTCGCTCTGTTCCAGGCATTGGCGACGGCACCATCCGGCATCGCCGGACAGATAGCCCCGCTGATCGCCCGGCTGCGGTTCGGTTCGGCAAAGGAGAGGGCGCGATGATCGCCATCGACAACCTTGTCGTCCAGTTCGGCGGCGTCAAGCCGATCAATGAATTGACTGCGACGCTTGCTGCGCCAATCGCCGGTCTGATTGGCCCGAACGGTGCGGGTAAAACAACCTTGCTCAATGTTCTCTCAGGTTTCGTCAGGCCGGCTCGTGGCAGCGTCGCACTGAATGGCGATCAACTGCTCGACCTTGCACCGCTGCAGCGTGTGCGCGCCGGCCTCCGCCGGTCTTTCCAGACAGAGCAGGTCGTCGAGGATCTGACGGTGTCGGGCAATCTCGCCGCGATCGCGGATCATGTAGTGGCGCCGCTAAATCGCGCCGCGGCCATCGATGCCGCTCTTGCTTTTGTCGGCCTCCGACCGGTGACCGATAAGCTCGGCCAGTCGCTCAATCTGTTCCAGCGGCGTCTGGTCGAGCTCGGCAAATGCGTGATCGGCAATCCCAGGCTCATCCTGCTCGATGAACCTGCCGCCGGTCTGACGGAAGAGGAGGGCGGTATGTTTCGCGAACTCGTTTTGCGCATCCCCGCCGAAGTCGGAGCGCAAGTATTGGTGATCGATCACGACGTCGAGCTCATTCGAGCGATGTGCAGCGAGACGATGGTGCTCGATTATGGAAAGCTGCTGGCGCTGGGGCCGACGGAAGCGGTGCTTGCCGACCCGAACGTGCGTCGCGCCTATCTGGGGGAATTCTGATGGCAGCGATCTCATCCGTGGTCGTTGAAAATCTCGCGGTCGAGCGCGGTGGCAAACGGGTCATCCACGATGTCTCCTTTGCCATCAAAAGCGGAGAAATCACCGCGTTGCTGGGTGCCAACGGCGCCGGTAAGTCGAGCACCGTTATGGCGCTTGCTGGCGTCCTGCCTATCGCTGGCGGCAGAATGCGGCTCGACGCGACGTTGCTCACCGGGCTTTCTCCCGATCGCATCCGCCGGGCCGGCCTGGCGCTGGTGCCGGAGGGTCATCGGGTGCTGGGCCAGCTGTCGGTGGAAGACAACATTCTCGTTGCTGCCTTCGATGGATCGCCTTCCGTCCGCCGCGAGGGACTCGAGAGAGCCTATGAAATATTTCCCGAACTTGCCCAGCGCAAACGCCAGCTGGCTTCCGATCTCTCGGGGGGGCAGAAGCAGATGGTCGCGATGGCGCAGGCGTTTATCGCCAAGCCAGGCTTCATGGTGGTCGATGAGCTTTCGCTTGGGCTGGCGCCGGCTGTGGTCAAGCGGCTGGCGGAAGCACTAAAGATAGCGGCCCAAAACGGCATCGGCGTGCTCCTGATCGAACAGTTCGCCAACCTTGCTCTCGATCTTGCCGATCACGCTATGGTCATGGAGCGCGGCCGGCTGGTCTATGACGGTGCTTCCGCGACGTTGAGGGCCAATCCCGAAATCCTGCATGGCGCCTATCTCGCCAGCTGATCTCAAGGAGAGACGATGACCTTTGGCAACGATCTTTTTACCGGCCGCACGGTCGTTATCCCCGGCGGAAC
Coding sequences:
- a CDS encoding GMC family oxidoreductase, whose protein sequence is MANFDYIIVGGGSSGCVLANRLSENPENKVLLIESGRRDTDRWIHVPATFFKVLGKGVDIHPYASEPEKGLNGRACITPQGNVLGGGSSVNAMIYIRGHRNDYDTWSQMGCHGWSYDDVLPAFRSLENNESLSGEFHGRSGGLHVSNPRHRHPLSEAFIQAATEVGIPYNPDFNGADQEGVGFYQSTTYRGRRWSSAQAFLRDAEIRPNVTILTERKVARILFEGRRATGVALQDGTIFTASKEIALTAGAIATPKILQLSGIGEAEHLRSHGINVVADLPGVGANYQDHLEAPVQGETHEPISILGHDSGIRAAGHMARYLLSHRGLLSSNVVECGGFVDTAGTGQPDVQFHVLPVLVGFVDRDPEPGHGLSIGPCYLRPRSRGTIRLRSADPNDRAEFNANLLSDPADLDTLVRGVETAIRILDAPALAKLVKRRVLPKPGVESDPAALRDYIRQTAKTVFHPAGTARMGRADDPMAVVGADLKVRGVEGLRVCDASVMPTLVSGNTNAPVMMIAARAAAFMTGKAIAG
- a CDS encoding ABC transporter substrate-binding protein; this translates as MRIDMRGLVVGLGLTLLSAFSAHAAASCGDNTGKPATGEPIVIGAITGKTGPDDFSNSTRAAKAYFDCLNANGGIKGRPVKYLVEDDQWNPETAAQLAAKLVNDEKAVLMVGNSSFVECGANADFYKKSGIVVVAGVGVPRECFFAENYAATNAGPRVSTLGAMGYALDQLKAKSVVCIGPNIPNVGTWSCDGIKSLAKEKGFTAETILMDPGTADSTSIILQAAASKPDVIILGLPKGVTIPLLTAAEEQGLNQTIKFLSAASAYDLSVPGTIGAGWDGNFYVNMEFNDLEAATPDNQNWLAVMDKYGQPSDPRDTFAQAGYLAARIAEKALMSLDPKDITRESTSAAIRQVKGFASDIFCAPWYFGDGQPRHNANSTTRMAVSEGGKWKVISDCAPSPDPELADIRAFEKNAGIAP
- a CDS encoding branched-chain amino acid ABC transporter permease, producing MTFLPFLISGLGIGAVYALSGVGLVILFRATGVLNFAFGAFGAIGAHCAWQLLEWKMPLSVAILAAVVVSTAISFLYGRIFAPMLSHRDTVVRAVGTLAPALVLIALMGIIWGELPRRLQFPTDQMFVSLFGVRLTYTRIIAILLAVVMVGAITLLLNRTRLGLDMRALANDRDLSAILGVRILYTETAAWVITGIFSGLAGLLLADLVRLQGTFLTLLVIPAIAAAILGQLRSLWQTAVAGLLIGIAEAALTPVGWISPYRAAAPFIIALVAVTILGSTAKAVLKDR
- a CDS encoding branched-chain amino acid ABC transporter permease, which codes for MMTSQQTIQALPERVPVARFPKQLLQVPATMALFAAVVTCLANSYWLSAATSAVALSLSVAGLAILYGQLGLVSLCQFALVGVGGWVTLRVGHAFHPPFEISLLAGGFVASVVGLAFGLPALRLRGLYLALVTLMLAGAFQIIISAWGFPDGGNGFLGRADGSGRAMLPRPEIAEGAVGYFLYVCLAATIALLIAQWHKLGRPGRAWALIRKGETVAIASGVNVLTYKAWAFALSGFLAGVSGALLAGNVGQLDGRAFGAFESLNLFALAIVGGVYNWYGALIAGLLLRAVPALLTDLGIDGYVTIGIFGVALFQALATAPSGIAGQIAPLIARLRFGSAKERAR
- a CDS encoding ABC transporter ATP-binding protein gives rise to the protein MIAIDNLVVQFGGVKPINELTATLAAPIAGLIGPNGAGKTTLLNVLSGFVRPARGSVALNGDQLLDLAPLQRVRAGLRRSFQTEQVVEDLTVSGNLAAIADHVVAPLNRAAAIDAALAFVGLRPVTDKLGQSLNLFQRRLVELGKCVIGNPRLILLDEPAAGLTEEEGGMFRELVLRIPAEVGAQVLVIDHDVELIRAMCSETMVLDYGKLLALGPTEAVLADPNVRRAYLGEF
- a CDS encoding ABC transporter ATP-binding protein, coding for MAAISSVVVENLAVERGGKRVIHDVSFAIKSGEITALLGANGAGKSSTVMALAGVLPIAGGRMRLDATLLTGLSPDRIRRAGLALVPEGHRVLGQLSVEDNILVAAFDGSPSVRREGLERAYEIFPELAQRKRQLASDLSGGQKQMVAMAQAFIAKPGFMVVDELSLGLAPAVVKRLAEALKIAAQNGIGVLLIEQFANLALDLADHAMVMERGRLVYDGASATLRANPEILHGAYLAS